TTATTTGGCCGTGGCGTTGAAGCTGTATTAGCAGGTATTGGTTCCTTGAAGAACTAGAGACATTCCATTTTTAGACATTTTTGTTACTTATAGTCAATCTTCAGTTTTCTTCGGTGACTTAATCTCACCAGATGAATATAAGACTAGCAAGGCTCTAACGTTCCTTCTGACTCACTTGTGCAGCTCTAGTCATGGAATAGCTTCTGTGGTGGTAAAAGAAAATTGATCTTTCTTGAACTAGGGAGCATCTTCCTTTTATCTTTTGTCTTGAAATGTTGTCATATTTTGAGTACAATATAATCAACCTGGATGGCAAACCTCAGGTTAAAGGAGAATTGGTGAACTAGATTGCAATAAGAAAAATAGACTGTACATTTTCCTTCTAGCATTTCTTGCTGTGCAAGGGTATTTTGTTCCCCTTTTTTGTTTCTgttcatcatactagttttccaATAGTTATCCAATGTAAGAATAAAGATActcttttaattattttagccGAATGATCTCACTTACAATTGCTATTTCTTGGTGATTTCCTTTTACAGCATTTGAAGGAATTGAAGTTGTCTTTCACATGGCTGCTCCTGATTCATCTATCAACAACTACCAGCTTCATTTCTCTGTGAATGTTGATGGTTAGAATTCATGTCTCTGTTGATTTTAGCACTCTAATTTAGCATAAATGCTAGACTGAGTAAAACCTGTGTTAGCACATGCTCAGAACAATTTTTACACATTATTGGTTAACCTTGATGTTCTTGCAATGAGAATTACTTATGCATTTTCAGGTACCAGAAATGTTATTGATGCGTGTATTGAATGCCAAGTGAAGAGACTAATCTATACTAGTTCTCCTAGTGTGGTGTTTGATGGTGTTCATGGAATTTTCAATGGGGAAGAATCACTTCCATATCCAGAGAAGGTtctatttaaattattatctttccTGGAAAAGGGATCATTTTTTTGTTTTGCGCATTTATCATGTTCTGATTCTCGATTACTTTCCAATATTCTAGTTCAACGATTCATATTCAGAGACTAAAGCAGAAggagaaaaattgattttaaaagctAATGGCAGGAATGGGCTTTTGACATGTTGTATAAGACCTAGCAGTATATTTGGCCCTGGTGACAGATTGTTGGTGCCTTCACTAGTTGCTGCTGCAAAGGCTGGCAAGAGTAAGGTAAAAAATATTCAACCTATTTGAGAAAATTTTCAAGCAGttgtgtttcatttttttttcctgtttTTCCTTGAGCAATCTAGTTCTTAATTGAACAAGAAGTCAAGGATTTTGCTGTTTCAATCATTGATTTTCTGCAGCCAAATCTGACTCTGAAGTACATAAAtttcataaatatatatatgGTAGTTAAAAAAAAAGCTCTTTCTACTAGTTCACCAGATGTCCCTGATCTGATTGGTTGCCATAATGTGTTAGTGCTCTTCAATCAGTGTGTTGTTACTGATCAATATCCTCTTTTTTCCCTTCCATATCAGTTTATCATTGGTGATGGGAATAATCTGTATGACTTCACATATGTAGAAAATGTGGCATATGCCCATATATGTGCTGAGCGCACTCTATCCTCTGAAGAAGGTGCTAAGCAAGCTGCAGGGCAGGTatatcctttcttgtcttttgttTCTGTGACGGTACCAGTAACATACTTTTTTACTGCAGGCCTATTTCATAACAAATGGAGAACCAATAAAATTTTGGGAATTCATGTCATTAATACTAGAAGGTCTTGGATATGAAAGGTATAGTTTTTGTGGTGATAAAGTCACTTCCTACCGCCTTAGTTGCTTTATTTTGTTAAGCTCCCCACTTCAAGGAAGTTTTATAGCATAGGCTATTTATTACACAGTGGAAAAAGCGTATTTATAGTAAAGATGGCTAGGCATTGACCATTTCGTTCTTTTTTCATATGCTAAATCATATATGTACTTTAGCTAAGATTCAAAAATTGTTACTAGAAGATGATGATATTGGAAAGGAAAATATAATAAAATGTTGAATTCATTTATTCCATGATCTTCTTCTTTGGTTCCTCCTGTCGTTCTCCGCTAACATGTAAGATTTGtgcttttcccttttcttttgatAATTATCATGAGTTTTTTAATTGCAGGCCAAATATCAAACTTCCTGTTTCTTTTATGATGCCAATTGCTCACTTGGTAGAATGGGCATACAAGATCTTTTCACAGTATGGGATGCCTGTGCCCCAGCTGACACCTTCAAGAATTAGACTTTTGTCATGCAATAGGACTTTCAGCTGTTCAAAAGCTAAAGATCATATTGATTATGAGCCTATTGTGTCTCTTAAGGTTTCCAACTGAACTCATTTGACCTCTTATCTATCATTGCATAGGTCTCAGTGTTTCTGTTGTTATATGGGATGTTCTCTTTTGTGAACATAGGATGGTATCCAAAGAACAATTGAGTCATACTCTCATCTTAAAGCTGAGCAGAAAAAGAGAACTTCTAAAGTTTATACCTATTTGGGTGGTGGAAAAGGTATGGATGAACTAACAGCAGATTCATTTACTTGATGGCTTTACTGACAGATACCTCCATTCTGTTTTCAGTTGCTGACACACTTCTTTGGAAAGATAAGAAACAATCATTCACAATGTTGCTTCTGTTTGTTGCCCTATATAGCTACTTTTTCGCAAATGGATATACAATGATTACAGCAGTGGCAAAGCTAGTCTCAGTTGTTGCATTGTTCTTGTTTATTCATGGCGCTTTGCCTTCAAAAATGTACgagtttttcttttataaatttcatTGCATGTTATGATTTACCTCTATTATCTTTTAGCTTCCTCTTTGGTTTCAGTATTTCCAGTTATTAAACTTTTCTATATGGTTGTCTGCAGATTAGGGTATAAT
This region of Zingiber officinale cultivar Zhangliang chromosome 9A, Zo_v1.1, whole genome shotgun sequence genomic DNA includes:
- the LOC122020006 gene encoding 3beta-hydroxysteroid-dehydrogenase/decarboxylase-like: MGGGGAERWCVVTGGRGFAARHLVEMLLRSDDWCVRVADLAPSISLEAHEEAGVLGRALRSGRAAYVSADLRNKAQVVKAFEGIEVVFHMAAPDSSINNYQLHFSVNVDGTRNVIDACIECQVKRLIYTSSPSVVFDGVHGIFNGEESLPYPEKFNDSYSETKAEGEKLILKANGRNGLLTCCIRPSSIFGPGDRLLVPSLVAAAKAGKSKFIIGDGNNLYDFTYVENVAYAHICAERTLSSEEGAKQAAGQAYFITNGEPIKFWEFMSLILEGLGYERPNIKLPVSFMMPIAHLVEWAYKIFSQYGMPVPQLTPSRIRLLSCNRTFSCSKAKDHIDYEPIVSLKDGIQRTIESYSHLKAEQKKRTSKVYTYLGGGKVADTLLWKDKKQSFTMLLLFVALYSYFFANGYTMITAVAKLVSVVALFLFIHGALPSKILGYNIQKLSPSYFELSEEQARRHAHSATHIWNNGIVILRSLCKGKDWALMFKVVFLLLFLNVLGYMSPQTIYKLGLAIAFFGLYVYDRWEDEIDKHIKDAYSHVRKLTSKVPRGP